From the genome of Geitlerinema sp. PCC 9228:
TCACGCCAGCATTTTCTCCCATGGGTATTGAATCCGATAACTGGCCGGCTACGGTAGGCGTTTTCTCCGGTTTGTTTGCTAAGGAAGCAGTAGTGGGTACGTTAGATTCTCTGTACAGCAATATCGATAAGGAAGCAGCAGCTGCTACAGAAGAAGAAAGCTTTGACTTCTGGGGAAATATCCAAGCTTCCTTTGCCACCATTCCCGCCAACCTATCCGAACTTCCTTCAGCATTCACCGATCCGTTGGGATTAACCATGGTAGATGTGAAAGACCCGGAAACCGCAGCGGAAATGCAAGGGATTTCCACCGGTACTTTTGGGGCTATGGTTGCACGCTTTGACGGAAAAGTGGGAGCCTTTGCCTATATGTTATTCATCTTGCTGTATTTTCCCTGCGTGGCAGCTTTGGGAGCAATTTACCGCGAAGCCAATTTGGGATGGATGCTGTTTTCCGCCGGTTGGACCACTGGTTTGGCTTACTGGGGTTCGGTATTTTATTACCAAGCTGCTACTCTATCGCAACACGCTTCTTCTTCTATCGCTTGGATAGTCGGATTGCTGCTATCTTTAGTCGCTGTTGTCGGCATTTTGAAATTATTGGGACCAACGGGTGTTAGCAACCGCCGCTATGCGGAGTTCCAATAGCTTATTGACGAACGATTGAATTGAGGAATTTTATGATTGTACAAGACGTTCAGATGTATTTGCAGAACCAAAAAAGAGCTTCTATCGAACAAATTGCCATTCACTTTGACATGAGCGAAGATGCTTTGCGAGGTATTCTCCGGCGTTTGGTACGCAAAGGTCGCGTTCGCTGTTTGGGTTCTGCTTGCGCGTGTCACGGTTGCAGCAGTTGTTCCCCCGGCAAGCTAGAAATTTACGAATGGGGAGAATCTGCCAAAAGCAATTTAGCAGCCCCTACCGCTGGGCATTGCTGCAACTGATTTGGGAATCATAACAAACAGGAGGGGGAGGAGTGGGAGGAGTGGGAGGAGTGGGAGGAGTGGGAGGAGTGGGAGGAGTGGGAGGAGTGGGAGGAGTGGGAGGNNNNNNNNNNNNGGAGGAGTGGGAGGAGTGGGAGGAGTGGGAGGAGTGGGAGGAGTGGGAGGAGTGGGAGGAGTGGGAGGAGTGGGAGGAGTGGGAAAACCACAAGAAGTTGTAGCCTTAGCCTGGGGCATTATCGGGTCTTCCCAGTATAGATTTGGTATCACTATTTTTCAAACAAACCAAAAATTCCTGTAGGGGCAACTCCGGTATGGTTGCCCCTTATTGGGTTTCAGAAGAAATCCGATATTGCTAAACCACAAACATAACCCGAACCGTCCCCCTTTACAAGGGGGACAACAGGGGGTTCTGACCCGCTGGCATTTTTCGGGTCTTCCCAGTATAGATTTGGTATCACTATTTTTCAAACAAACCAAAAATTCCTGTAGGGGCAACTCCGGTATGGTTGCCTTGCCCTTATTGGGTTTCAGAAGAAATCCGATATTGCTAAACCACAAACATAACCCGAACCGTCCTCCTTTACAAGGGGGACAACAGGGGGTTCTGACCCGCTGGCATTTTTCGGGTCTTCCCAGTACGGATTTGGTATCATTCATCCAATCAAAGCTATTCTTCGTTTTCTTATTTTTTAACTGGGATATCCAAGTCAAAAACAGGCAGTTGAATATTGATGGTTTCCCGACCAGACACGGCAAAATTGAAAAATAGATAAATTTTTATTATAGCACAAAATCGCTAGAATCGCAAAAAATTGCCTTTTCCATCGCCAAAATTCGTGGCATGAGATAGAACGCTATCCGCACCAACGACCGATGAAGCGAACGAAAGAATGGGGGATAGAGCGTTTCAAGAGAGGATTTTGGGAAAATTGGCCATACGACGCCTTGATTATGAAATTGCTAAAATTGTACCAAATTGGCTGAAAGGACGCAAGTTCGTGAAATAATTGATAGGATTCTCTAGCCCCTTGACAAAAAAATCCCCAAATTCGCCGATTTGATGACAATCTCAAAAGGTTCGATGGGGAAATAATTAGCCAGGGCAATTTATCGGGGGACTTGTTGCATA
Proteins encoded in this window:
- a CDS encoding FeoC-like transcriptional regulator, whose protein sequence is MIVQDVQMYLQNQKRASIEQIAIHFDMSEDALRGILRRLVRKGRVRCLGSACACHGCSSCSPGKLEIYEWGESAKSNLAAPTAGHCCN